A region of Pseudorasbora parva isolate DD20220531a chromosome 14, ASM2467924v1, whole genome shotgun sequence DNA encodes the following proteins:
- the LOC137039428 gene encoding uncharacterized protein encodes MKSTLETFPFLFLMCGVIGKDEDRLKSVSVMEGDSVTLNPDSTQIQGIILIQWRFGVSVIAETNANEISYPHLSEIFGGRLQLDHQTGSLTINNMRIKHSGFYQLEINHNTGSSHMELSVTVYDSPPVIDFERKIIMWGDPVTLQTDMTETHGDELIVWRFGDEGKLIAKSDIEAKSSTLYETEERFRDRLKLDYQTGSLTITHTRTTDSEIYTVKISSSSSKQTIFKRFNVTIRAVPDPGPGLPPGAIAGIIVVLLLVSAAAVYVFLYCQLNERQAEMILTLCRCRC; translated from the exons ATGAAGAGCACTTTAGAAACCTTtccgtttttgtttttaatgtgcg GAGTGATTGGTAAAGATGAGGATAGACTGAAGTCAGTGTCAGTGATGGAGGGAGATTCTGTCACTCTAAACCCCGATTCTACTCAAATACAGGGGATTATTCTGATACAGTGGAGGTTTGGAGTGTCAGTCATTGCTGAAACTAATGCAAATGAGATCTCATATCCCCATCTCAGTGAGATATTCGGAGGCAGACTGCAGCTGGATCAtcagactggatctctgaccatcaacAACATGAGAATCAAACACTCTGGATTTTATCAACTCGAGATCAACCACAACACTGGATCTTCACATATGGAACTCAGTGTTACTGTCTACG ACTCTCCGCCTGTCATTGATTTTGAAAGGAAGATAATTATGTGGGGAGATCCTGTCACTCTTCAGACTGACATGACTGAAACACACGGAGATGAGCTGATAGTGTGGAGGTTTGGAGATGAAGGAAAACTCATCGCTAAAAGTGATATAGAGGCCAAGAGCTCAACATTATATGAGACTGAggagagattcagagacagactgaagctggattatcagactggatctctgaccatcacacacaccagaaCCACAGACTCTGAgatttatacagtgaagatcagcagcagcagcagcaaacaGACGATATTCAAGAGATTCAATGTTACTATCAGGG CCGTTCCAGATCCAGGTCCAGGTCTGCCTCCTGGTGCTATAGCAGGAATAATCGTCGTTCTGCTGCTGgtgtctgcagctgcagtctaTGTTTTTCTTTACTGTCAGCTCAATGAAAGGCAAGCG GAAATGATTCTGACACTGTGTAGATGTCGCTGTTGA
- the LOC137039730 gene encoding pregnancy-specific glycoprotein 22-like — protein MMTSTRTNLGDLHQLHSTSTQLYKNMQRMLLLSLFVLLLDGVSGEETDETLTVMEGDSVTLQTNLTEVLNDDTILWMFGPKDSVISQITRKRNLTSFFVTDNRNFIGKLQVDQKTGSLNIRKTRIRHSGQYKLRISRQKTTIKIFNVIVSGMVGETHGVKSVSVTEGESVTLQTDFFKVEGDDLIMWWFGDKGILLAKIDVETNETSLNDDDERFRDRLKLDQTGSLTIRNTKTEHSGLYEVQIRGSASSQRFLLSVTDMGLSRGIAAIIAVVALLLAVVVPCVVIYYRRKISELEEKAETPEEKVSATDGDSVTLKTNTKIEKDDTVKWWYHDTKHLIAEINRDGKRTYDGFDHRFTSKLELPDDDSEKNHQKGDLIIGNIMYTHSGLYILQISNKTRTINKIFILTVKMKERSVNEGDRVTLEIQTGPVIQPDDLILWTFGTENCLIVKADSRTTDFGERFRGRVELDKTTGSLTIRNITTKDNGHFKLQIINSKETTFKRYNVIVNGE, from the exons ATGATGACATCTACCCGAACTAATCTTGGTGATCTGCATCAGCTACATTCCACATCTACACAGCTATACAAAAACATGCAGAGGATGTTACTGCTGTCTCTTTTTGTATTGCTTTTGGACG GTGTGTCTGGTGAAGAAACAGATGAGACGTTGACCGTGATGGAGGGAGATTCTGTTACTCTGCAAACAAATCTTACTGAAGTACTGAATGATGATACGATACTGTGGATGTTTGGACCTAAAGACTCTGTCATATCTCAAATAACAAGAAAGCGGAATCTGACGTCATTTTTTGTCACTGATAATCGGAATTTCATAGGAAAATTACAGGTGGACCAAAAGACTGGATCTCTTAACATCAGAAAGACCAGAATCAGACACTCTGGACAATATAAACTCAGGATCTCTAGACAAAAGACTACGATAAAGATATTTAATGTTATTGTCAGTG GCATGGTTGGTGAGACGCATGGAGTGAAGTCGGTGTCAGTGACGGAGGGAGAGTCTGTCACTCTACAGactgatttttttaaagtagagGGAGACGATCTGATCATGTGGTGGTTTGGAGATAAAGGCATCCTCTTAGCTAAAATTGATGTTGAAACTAACGAGACCTCATTAAACGATGATGATGAGAGATTCAGAGACCGACTGAAGCTGgatcaaactggatctctgaccatcaggAACACCAAAACTGAACACAGTGGACTTTATGAAGTACAGATCAGAGGCAGTGCGAGCTCACAGCGATTCCTTCTTTCTGTCACTG ATATGGGTCTGTCTCGAGGTATAGCAGCGATTATTGCCGTTGTTGCTCTGCTTCTGGCTGTAGTTGTACCTTGTGTTGTGATTTACTATCGCCGCAAGATCTCTGAACTAGAGGAAAAAGCGG AGACACCTGAAGAGAAAGTGTCAGCTACAGACGGAGATTCTGTCACTTTAAAGACTAATACTAAGATAGAGAAAGATGATACAGTAAAGTGGTGGTATCACGATACGAAACATCTCATTGCTGAAATCAACAGAGATGGCAAACGCACATATGATGGCTTTGATCATAGATTCACAAGCAAACTGGAACTGCCGGACGATGACAGTGAAAAAAATCATCAGAAAGGAGATCTCATCATCGGTAACATCATGTATACTCACTCTGGACTCTATATACTACAAATCAGCAACAAAACCAGAACAATCAACAAGATATTTATTCTTACTGTCAAAA TGAAGGAAAGGTCAGTGAATGAGGGAGATCGTGTCACTCTGGAAATTCAAACTGGTCCTGTAATACAGCCAGATGATCTGATACTGTGGACGTTTGGAACTGAAAACTGTCTCATTGTTAAAGCTGATTCAAGAACGACTGATTTTGGTGAGAGATTCAGAGGCCGAGTGGAGCTGGACAAGacaactggatctctgaccatcagaAACATCACAACCAAAGACAACGGACATTTTAAACTACAGATCATCAACAGCAAAGAGACCACATTTAAGAGATATAATGTCATTGTCAATGGTGAGTAG
- the LOC137039429 gene encoding uncharacterized protein, with product MVNTFVLLCVCLCRLDVTNAEMSVSVMEGDSVTLNPDVELQKYMLIQWTFGSTRIAEFSRLMHTGSMYDERFRDRLTLDQQTGSLTITNTRTTDSGLYHISMIGEETTYQSFNVTINESPLSTSSPSSSISVTSSFVVNNTTVNQTEKNNNNNNTEVHQPSSDRIHCCGFTEAVIRLALSAVVGVATVAVLVYDIRSTRRELIWARETNYLQTLSVKSEHQYELMSPINVDI from the exons ATGGTtaacacttttgttttgttgtgtgtgtgcttgtgtcgTCTTG ATGTGACAAATGCAGAGATGTCAGTGTCAGTGATGGAGGGAGATTCTGTCACTCTAAACCCTGATGTTGAACTACAGAAATATATGCTGATACAGTGGACATTCGGAAGCACCAGAATAGCTGAATTTAGCAGGCTCATGCACACCGGCTCTATGTATGAcgagagattcagagacagactgacgCTGGATCAAcagactggatctctgaccatcacaaacaccAGAACCACAGACTCTGGACTTTATCACATTTCAATGATCGGAGAAGAGACCACATACCAGAGTTTCAATGTTACTATCAATG AATCTCCATTGAGTACTTCATCACCATCAAGCTCAATTTCTGTGACGTCCAGCTTTGTGGTGAACAATACAACCGTCAATCAAACcgagaaaaacaacaacaacaataacacTGAAGTCCATCAGCCAAGTTCAG ATCGCATCCACTGTTGTGGTTTTACTGAAGCTGTGATCCGATTGGCTCTCTCTGCTGTGGTGGGCGTGGCCACTGTTGCCGTGCTGGTTTATGACATCAGATCTACGAGAAGAGAGCTGATCTGGGCAAGAGAGACTAATTACCTTCAGACTCTATCGGTGAAATCAGAACATCAGTATGAATTAATGAGTCCTATAAATGTTGACATATAA